The following coding sequences lie in one Apium graveolens cultivar Ventura chromosome 1, ASM990537v1, whole genome shotgun sequence genomic window:
- the LOC141720077 gene encoding CENP-B homolog protein 2-like codes for MASHLKGVTKSTMTDEARKALCEYKRENSSCTQKDLQLWLENKFHLKVSQGTILNTMKRSADYLAANYLEKRKDIKRHKPAKYPDMEKVLYEWFLQYQDRVNMTGELILEKAKETMKILYPQQDQEHTFSQGWLEKFKLRHGIKSFRRFGESGSVDVQDMEKKLESIREKINQFPMKDVFNMDETGLFYRLQADHSLATKQLEGRKQDKERLTVVICCNEDGSEKIPLWIIGKYAKSRCFKNVNMGSLNCHYRANKRAWMTSVLFDEYIRWFDSQMQGRRILFVVDNCPAHPKNIEGLQNVELYFLPPNMTSKIQPCDAGIIRAFKMHYRRRFYRGLLEGYELGQSDPGKINVLDAINYAVATWTTNVKQESIARCFQHCKIRSIDEVSSNLNEHTTPEEYIHELEVMIKDLGYRNKMDVNNFLDYPGENESCSEVQSIEEIANIILENSVEDDLEDDTTPLEPVTRKEALKASKMLNNFLMQHESTTPELLDAIRKIRDELHVDLNYMKKQTTIESYFTKM; via the coding sequence ATGGCTTCTCATCTAAAAGGTGTCACAAAATCAACAATGACGGATGAAGCAAGAAAAGCATTATGTGAATATAAAAGAGAAAATTCATCATGCACTCAAAAAGATCTCCAGTTGTGGCTCGAGAATAAGTTTCATCTAAAAGTTAGTCAAGGTACAATATTAAATACAATGAAAAGGTCAGCAGACTATCTTGCAGCTAATTACTTGGAGAAAAGAAAAGATATTAAGCGACATAAACCAGCAAAATATCCAGATATGGAGAAGGTTCTCTATGAATGGTTTCTCCAGTACCAAGATCGTGTTAATATGACAGGAGAGCTAATTTTAGAGAAGGCAAAAGAGACCATGAAAATTTTATACCCTCAACAAGATCAGGAGCACACTTTTTCTCAAGGTTGGCTTGAGAAATTCAAGTTAAGACATGGTATTAAGTCATTTCGTCGCTTTGGAGAAAGTGGTTCTGTTGATGTACAGGACATGGAGAAGAAACTGGAGTCCATAAGGGAAAAAATAAATCAGTTCCCTATGAAAGATGTTTTTAACATGGACGAAACTGGTTTGTTTTACAGGTTACAAGCTGATCACTCTCTTGCTACGAAACAACTTGAAGGAAGAAAACAAGACAAAGAAAGGCTCACGGTTGTTATATGTTGCAATGAAGATGGCTCTGAAAAAATTCCTTTATGGATTATTGGAAAGTATGCAAAGTCACGGTGCTTCAAGAATGTTAACATGGGCAGCTTGAATTGTCATTATCGTGCAAACAAAAGAGCTTGGATGACTAGTGTACTTTTTGATGAATACATTCGTTGGTTTGATAGCCAAATGCAAGGCAGAAGAATTTTGTTTGTGGTAGATAACTGTCCAGCACATCcaaaaaatattgaaggactacaaAATGTTGAGTTGTACTTCTTGCCACCTAACATGACATCAAAAATCCAACCTTGTGATGCAGGAATTATAAGAGCTTTCAAGATGCACTATCGCAGGAGATTTTATCGTGGGTTATTAGAAGGTTATGAGTTGGGACAATCTGATCCAGGAAAGATTAATGTTTTGGATGCTATCAATTATGCAGTCGCGACGTGGACGACAAATGTAAAACAAGAGTCAATAGCAAGGTGCTTTCAACATTGCAAAATTCGTTCCATAGATGAAGTTTCGAGCAATTTAAATGAACATACAACTCCGGAAGAATACATTCATGAACTTGAGGTGATGATTAAGGATCTAGGTTATCGTAATAAAATGGATGTTAATAACTTCTTAGATTATCCGggtgaaaatgaatcatgttccGAGGTCCAGAGTATAGAAGAGATTGCAAACATCATCCTTGAAAATAGTGTTGAAGATGATCTTGAAGACGATACAACACCGTTGGAGCCGGTTACACGTAAAGAAGCACTTAAGGCATCAAAAATGCTTAATAACTTTTTGATGCAACATGAAAGCACCACACCCGAGCTTTTGGATGCAATAAGGAAGATTAGGGATGAGCTTCATgtggatttaaattatatgaaaaagcaaactacaattgaatcatattttacaaagatgtaa